A genomic stretch from Telmatocola sphagniphila includes:
- the proC gene encoding pyrroline-5-carboxylate reductase yields the protein MADSLNLKCGFIGAGQMATALALGWIRAGFFKPSQIVGSSRTERSRKKFEQGTGSKTSHDNAKIARTSDLLVLSVKPKFLADAMDSIRESLKPEALIVSVVAGVPISKIAEGLGDKRAIVRVMPNTPCLVGQGVSGIAFGPHVSDGFQQLIYQLFSSVGMANVVPENLIDAVNGISGCGPAYAFLMIEALADGAVKMGIARDMAISMAAQTLLGASKMVLETQQHPAALKDAVCSPAGTTIAGIHELEKAGVRAALMNAVQAATHRAHELGKQ from the coding sequence GTGGCAGATTCTCTCAATTTGAAGTGCGGATTCATAGGTGCTGGGCAAATGGCAACTGCCCTGGCACTGGGCTGGATTCGCGCGGGCTTCTTTAAGCCTTCTCAAATTGTCGGAAGTTCTCGCACTGAAAGGTCCCGTAAAAAATTCGAGCAGGGCACGGGTAGCAAAACTTCGCACGATAATGCCAAGATTGCCCGGACGAGCGATCTTCTGGTTTTGTCTGTCAAACCGAAATTTCTCGCGGATGCGATGGATTCGATTCGGGAGAGCCTTAAGCCGGAAGCTTTGATCGTTTCCGTGGTGGCGGGAGTGCCTATCTCGAAAATTGCTGAAGGTCTAGGTGACAAACGAGCCATCGTTCGGGTGATGCCGAATACGCCGTGTCTGGTCGGCCAGGGAGTTTCCGGAATCGCCTTTGGTCCTCACGTTTCGGATGGCTTTCAACAACTGATTTATCAACTGTTCAGTTCCGTAGGCATGGCTAACGTCGTTCCGGAAAATCTGATAGATGCGGTGAATGGAATCAGTGGTTGCGGGCCGGCTTACGCATTTTTGATGATCGAAGCACTCGCGGACGGTGCAGTCAAAATGGGAATTGCACGCGATATGGCGATTTCCATGGCCGCTCAGACTCTTCTGGGAGCCTCGAAAATGGTTCTCGAAACTCAGCAGCACCCTGCCGCCTTGAAGGATGCCGTTTGCAGCCCGGCCGGGACGACCATCGCCGGAATTCACGAACTGGAAAAAGCGGGAGTGCGAGCCGCATTGATGAATGCCGTCCAGGCCGCCACCCATCGCGCCCATGAATTAGGGAAACAATAG
- a CDS encoding MFS transporter, producing MALVDGSSMPQASNAGWGSLRQLNRYHWFVFFVVATAWMADCMDQQLFVMARQKAIRSLLPSELREDESKKEAFDKAVKDFSDITTSIFLIGWATGGLTFGVMGDRIGRVKTLKWTIILYSIFTGLSAFSTSVWDFALYRFLTGLGVGGVFAVAVALLAETIPAQARPYTLGMLQSFSTVGNCSAGLLFIGLGNVDQESLKPLSAWQIMFLVGIVPAILVIFIQTRLKEPESWLEAKRLQREGKDHPRVGSYRDLFEDPRWRRHALLGALLAFSGVVGLWGIGFFSTDLTQTVIRKSFTEQGMSPAEVDRQVMTWGGITGIVMNIGALFGMLSFSWLTNYTGRRIAFAIAFVAAAMSTILVFWKLETKSDIFWMVPLMGFCQLALFGGYAIYLPELFPTRLRSTGTSFCYNVGRFVAAAGPLLLIPIRTYYKNEGFAEPQRQAAMTMCSVFALGFVAIFFLPETKGKPLPE from the coding sequence ATGGCTCTCGTCGATGGTTCTTCAATGCCTCAGGCCTCCAATGCGGGCTGGGGGTCACTCCGGCAACTCAATCGATACCACTGGTTTGTGTTTTTTGTGGTCGCCACAGCCTGGATGGCGGATTGCATGGATCAACAGCTGTTCGTGATGGCCAGGCAAAAGGCCATTAGAAGCTTGTTACCTTCCGAATTGCGGGAAGATGAATCCAAAAAAGAAGCGTTCGATAAAGCTGTAAAAGATTTCTCGGACATTACCACTTCGATATTCCTGATCGGCTGGGCCACAGGAGGACTCACCTTCGGGGTCATGGGGGATCGCATAGGCCGAGTCAAAACTTTGAAGTGGACAATTATCCTCTACTCCATTTTTACTGGCCTTAGTGCTTTCTCAACTAGCGTTTGGGATTTTGCACTCTACCGATTTCTTACCGGTTTAGGTGTGGGAGGAGTCTTTGCTGTGGCCGTGGCACTTCTCGCTGAGACCATTCCGGCTCAGGCACGGCCCTATACGCTCGGCATGTTGCAGTCGTTCTCGACGGTAGGAAACTGCTCCGCAGGGCTTCTGTTTATTGGTCTGGGAAACGTCGATCAAGAAAGTCTTAAGCCGTTGTCTGCTTGGCAAATCATGTTTCTGGTCGGAATTGTCCCTGCAATCCTGGTGATATTCATCCAAACGAGATTGAAAGAACCGGAAAGTTGGCTCGAAGCGAAGCGGTTGCAACGCGAGGGCAAGGATCATCCCCGAGTCGGTTCATATCGGGACCTTTTTGAAGATCCACGCTGGAGACGACACGCCCTTTTGGGAGCCCTACTTGCATTTTCGGGCGTGGTTGGCCTCTGGGGAATTGGATTTTTCAGCACCGATTTGACGCAGACTGTTATAAGAAAATCTTTTACGGAGCAAGGAATGTCTCCGGCTGAAGTGGATCGTCAGGTGATGACCTGGGGAGGTATCACCGGTATTGTGATGAATATCGGTGCACTCTTCGGCATGCTATCTTTCAGCTGGCTGACTAACTACACCGGCAGAAGAATTGCCTTCGCCATCGCTTTTGTTGCTGCTGCTATGAGCACCATACTTGTCTTCTGGAAACTGGAAACGAAAAGCGATATTTTCTGGATGGTGCCTTTAATGGGTTTTTGCCAGCTGGCACTGTTCGGTGGCTACGCTATCTACCTCCCCGAACTCTTCCCCACTCGATTGCGGAGTACTGGAACTTCCTTCTGCTACAATGTCGGAAGGTTTGTGGCCGCGGCGGGACCACTGCTACTGATCCCCATCAGAACCTACTATAAAAATGAAGGATTCGCGGAGCCTCAGCGACAGGCGGCCATGACCATGTGTTCGGTCTTTGCGCTGGGCTTTGTGGCCATATTCTTCCTTCCCGAAACTAAGGGCAAACCTCTGCCAGAGTGA
- the dapF gene encoding diaminopimelate epimerase, producing the protein MKFTKMQGAGNDYVYVDCFREKFPADPAKLSRAVSDRHFGIGSDGMILICPSEKADARMRMFNSDGSEGEMCGNGLRCVAKYVYDHGISKNETLKLETGRGILTVDLLIEQGKVHRAKVNMGEPILLSEKIPTTLPGDPPKNVPLNIEGTNLEVTCVSMGNPHCVIFVPEITDHQVLLLGPQLEKHPAFPRRINVEWIQVLSRSEARMRVWERGSGETLACGTGACGATVAGILTGRFDRSVKMHLLGGDLELHWSEKDNHVYMTGPAAEVFSGEWPT; encoded by the coding sequence ATGAAGTTTACCAAGATGCAGGGTGCTGGCAACGATTACGTTTATGTCGATTGCTTCCGCGAGAAATTCCCGGCAGATCCTGCGAAACTTAGCAGGGCGGTCAGCGACCGGCATTTCGGTATCGGTTCGGACGGAATGATTCTGATCTGTCCTTCCGAAAAAGCCGATGCACGCATGCGGATGTTCAATAGCGATGGTTCCGAAGGTGAAATGTGCGGTAATGGCTTGCGCTGTGTCGCCAAATATGTTTACGATCATGGAATCTCTAAGAACGAGACACTGAAACTGGAAACGGGGCGCGGAATTCTGACAGTCGATTTGCTGATAGAGCAGGGTAAAGTTCATCGCGCAAAAGTGAATATGGGCGAGCCGATTCTCCTATCCGAAAAGATTCCCACGACTCTCCCGGGAGATCCTCCCAAGAATGTCCCTTTGAATATTGAGGGAACCAATCTAGAAGTCACCTGCGTCTCCATGGGAAATCCCCATTGCGTCATATTCGTTCCCGAAATCACAGATCATCAGGTTCTCTTGCTCGGCCCCCAGCTCGAAAAGCATCCCGCTTTTCCCCGACGAATTAACGTGGAATGGATCCAGGTTTTGAGCCGATCAGAAGCACGCATGCGAGTCTGGGAACGCGGGAGTGGAGAGACCCTGGCCTGTGGCACTGGAGCCTGCGGAGCCACTGTGGCCGGTATTTTAACGGGGCGTTTCGATCGATCCGTAAAAATGCATCTGTTGGGGGGAGATCTCGAATTGCACTGGTCGGAAAAGGACAATCATGTTTATATGACAGGACCCGCCGCGGAAGTTTTCAGCGGTGAATGGCCAACATAA
- a CDS encoding THUMP domain-containing class I SAM-dependent RNA methyltransferase — protein sequence MTSFFATCARGFEPFLARELEKIAASDIQPGRGGVHFQGNRRVLYKSNLHLRTAVRVLQPLRTFPVQSTDELYQAAQTIDWEKYLTLEHTFAIDCNVRDSAITHSLFAAQRVKDAICDQFIARCGKRPSVNLREPMVQFNLHIFRNEASISLDSSCESLHKRGYRPIQTIAPLNEALAAALILQTGWKPDEPFCDPMCGSATLPIEASWMALNRAPGLTRKHFGFMGWLDYDKGEWANVRDEARNDLKKALLAPIIGYDERVDVIELASKNANAAGVGHLVELRAQGLYKFVPSEGKPGTILMNPPYGERIGEEEDLIELYQQIGKIIKTRCTGWKCWIFTGNRNLLRATKLKVLEKHQFMNGKIDCQLARVL from the coding sequence ATGACGTCTTTTTTTGCGACGTGTGCACGAGGATTTGAACCTTTTCTCGCCCGCGAACTCGAAAAAATCGCTGCTTCGGACATTCAACCTGGACGAGGCGGTGTTCACTTTCAGGGAAACCGACGAGTTCTCTATAAGTCGAATCTGCATCTTAGAACGGCCGTGCGGGTTCTCCAACCGTTAAGGACATTCCCCGTTCAAAGTACCGACGAACTCTATCAGGCCGCGCAGACCATCGACTGGGAAAAATATCTCACTTTGGAGCATACTTTCGCCATCGATTGCAATGTTCGCGACTCGGCCATCACACACTCCCTGTTCGCCGCGCAGCGAGTGAAAGATGCCATTTGTGATCAATTCATCGCACGTTGCGGTAAACGGCCGAGCGTGAATCTGCGCGAGCCGATGGTGCAGTTTAATCTGCACATCTTTCGAAACGAAGCATCGATCAGTCTGGATAGCTCCTGCGAATCATTACACAAGCGGGGCTATCGCCCGATCCAAACAATCGCTCCCTTGAATGAAGCTCTCGCCGCAGCCTTGATCCTGCAAACGGGGTGGAAACCGGATGAGCCCTTTTGCGATCCGATGTGCGGATCCGCAACTCTGCCGATCGAAGCGAGTTGGATGGCTCTGAATCGTGCTCCTGGTTTGACTCGAAAACATTTCGGTTTCATGGGTTGGCTGGACTACGACAAAGGTGAGTGGGCAAACGTGCGGGATGAAGCCCGAAACGACTTGAAGAAAGCACTCCTGGCCCCAATCATCGGCTACGACGAACGGGTCGACGTGATCGAATTGGCGTCTAAGAATGCTAATGCGGCCGGTGTAGGTCATCTCGTGGAATTGAGAGCCCAGGGGCTGTATAAATTTGTGCCGTCTGAAGGTAAGCCAGGAACGATTCTGATGAATCCCCCCTATGGGGAGCGTATTGGGGAAGAGGAAGACCTGATAGAGCTATATCAGCAAATTGGAAAGATCATCAAGACTCGCTGCACAGGCTGGAAATGCTGGATCTTTACCGGGAATCGCAATCTTTTAAGGGCTACGAAGCTCAAAGTGCTGGAAAAGCACCAGTTCATGAATGGAAAAATCGATTGCCAGTTGGCTAGAGTGCTTTAA
- a CDS encoding NAD(P)/FAD-dependent oxidoreductase yields the protein MTPEITIIGAGLAGLSCARHLQEAGKSFQILEASDRVGGRIATDRVDGFQLDRGFQVFLDAYPEAQKILDYSQLNLRAFEPGALIRHKEKFHLFADPWRKPLSGLRSLFAPIGTFRDKWKVAGLRSAVKNASIENLFQRANTTTQQALVNRGFSSSITNTFFKPFLGGIFLDPALQTSSRMFEFVFKMFSLGRACLPAKGMQAIPDQLAKNLPRSSIRLSTRVDDLDSGLIVTESGEKIPSKVIVVATEAPAANKLLNGDFHTHPQGVTCLYYASPQAPIHKPILVLNGEGSGPVNNLCVPNLVAPEYAPTGQNLISITVINGGMQPFEALELEVLAQMERWFGDQVKTWRHLKTYQIPFALPSQPAAVLEKPQREVRLKKGLYVCGDHRDTASIQGAFVSGRRTAEAVLEELAAK from the coding sequence ATGACTCCGGAAATCACGATAATCGGTGCAGGGTTGGCCGGCCTGAGCTGTGCTCGGCATCTTCAGGAAGCCGGCAAATCCTTTCAGATTCTGGAAGCGTCAGATCGCGTCGGCGGCCGTATTGCTACCGATCGAGTTGACGGATTCCAGCTCGATCGAGGCTTTCAAGTGTTCCTCGATGCTTATCCCGAAGCTCAAAAAATTCTCGATTATTCCCAATTGAATCTGCGAGCATTCGAACCGGGTGCTCTGATTCGTCACAAAGAAAAATTTCACCTTTTCGCCGATCCCTGGCGAAAGCCTCTGAGTGGACTGAGATCCCTTTTTGCCCCGATAGGCACTTTTAGGGATAAATGGAAAGTCGCTGGTCTTCGGTCGGCCGTGAAGAACGCCTCAATTGAGAACTTATTTCAGCGTGCGAACACCACCACACAACAGGCTCTTGTGAACCGGGGTTTCAGTTCCTCGATAACAAATACCTTCTTTAAGCCATTCCTCGGCGGTATTTTTCTGGATCCTGCGCTCCAAACCTCAAGTCGAATGTTTGAGTTTGTGTTCAAAATGTTCTCGCTCGGTCGCGCCTGCCTCCCCGCTAAAGGTATGCAGGCCATTCCCGATCAGTTAGCGAAGAACTTGCCGAGATCGAGCATTCGACTCTCGACCCGCGTCGATGATCTCGATTCGGGCCTGATTGTGACTGAGTCTGGCGAAAAAATCCCCTCGAAGGTCATCGTCGTCGCTACCGAAGCCCCCGCCGCTAATAAATTGCTGAACGGGGACTTCCACACGCATCCCCAGGGTGTGACTTGTCTCTATTATGCATCCCCACAGGCTCCGATTCATAAACCCATACTCGTTCTCAACGGCGAAGGGAGTGGACCGGTAAATAATTTGTGTGTACCGAATTTGGTAGCTCCGGAATATGCCCCGACTGGTCAGAATCTGATCTCGATCACAGTAATAAATGGTGGGATGCAGCCATTCGAGGCGCTGGAATTGGAAGTACTCGCTCAGATGGAACGCTGGTTCGGCGACCAGGTGAAAACCTGGCGTCATTTGAAAACTTACCAGATACCTTTCGCGCTTCCCTCGCAGCCCGCGGCCGTGTTGGAGAAACCGCAACGGGAAGTGCGATTGAAAAAGGGACTCTACGTTTGTGGCGACCATCGAGACACGGCTTCTATTCAAGGGGCTTTCGTCTCGGGTCGAAGAACGGCAGAAGCGGTACTTGAAGAACTGGCCGCAAAATAA
- a CDS encoding HEAT repeat domain-containing protein — protein MANTTLTNLNNELATVLATGIDQADLSHLKEQVSAKVSEDLPENVVASLKSIHEADQDEIVWPILETIDQIHLAEVKNLFVNVPGELEEFEAGPSWSTPMLTQAVYALVPESRPFAKRVKPEEQITMLESTNNDGTITDLRLLQIYLQALSEKKTAPVYLAMLELALPAFGKDILPDLWPTLSPESRSFQIAYKLDMQAALTKLQEKSGGKKTDRGGPVIKAVEKLLDEGRNDYGEISPDSLPILKLGIKLAADAPFRRKIADTLAGMGDIAKSALPELIEAFERGGLTRDYQLIRPMMVLGKESKDVADALTRALEDRDASVRLMAAFNLGQMGAPAFSALNSLEDMVSNDTDVKVRDQATKTLNKLRARLEPPVAAE, from the coding sequence ATGGCCAACACGACGCTCACGAATCTGAATAACGAACTGGCTACCGTCCTGGCGACCGGTATCGATCAGGCTGATCTTTCGCACCTTAAAGAGCAAGTGTCTGCGAAAGTGTCAGAAGATCTACCCGAAAATGTTGTCGCCAGCCTCAAATCCATCCACGAGGCCGATCAGGATGAGATTGTTTGGCCAATTCTGGAAACCATCGACCAGATCCACCTCGCCGAAGTGAAAAACCTCTTCGTGAACGTTCCCGGTGAACTCGAAGAATTCGAAGCGGGCCCCTCCTGGTCGACTCCGATGCTGACACAGGCTGTGTATGCCCTGGTTCCCGAATCTCGACCGTTTGCCAAGCGCGTCAAGCCCGAAGAACAGATCACCATGTTGGAATCGACCAACAATGACGGGACCATTACTGACCTTCGATTGCTTCAGATCTATCTGCAGGCCTTAAGTGAGAAGAAAACTGCCCCGGTTTACCTGGCTATGCTGGAACTCGCGTTGCCCGCATTCGGGAAGGATATCCTGCCCGATCTCTGGCCGACTTTGAGCCCCGAAAGTCGAAGCTTCCAGATCGCTTATAAACTGGACATGCAGGCAGCCTTGACCAAGCTACAGGAAAAATCGGGTGGTAAGAAGACCGATCGTGGCGGCCCGGTAATCAAAGCAGTTGAAAAACTTCTCGATGAAGGCAGGAACGATTACGGCGAAATTAGCCCCGATTCCCTGCCGATCTTAAAACTCGGTATCAAGCTGGCGGCGGATGCCCCTTTCCGACGCAAAATCGCAGACACTCTGGCCGGTATGGGCGATATTGCCAAATCGGCTTTGCCGGAGCTGATCGAGGCTTTTGAGCGCGGTGGCCTGACTCGAGATTACCAGCTCATCCGTCCCATGATGGTACTGGGTAAAGAATCCAAGGATGTCGCCGACGCTTTGACCCGGGCATTGGAGGATCGAGACGCCAGCGTTCGACTTATGGCCGCATTCAATCTCGGTCAAATGGGAGCCCCGGCATTTTCCGCTTTGAATTCCCTCGAGGACATGGTTTCGAACGACACCGATGTGAAGGTTCGCGATCAAGCCACCAAGACTCTGAATAAGCTGCGTGCGCGACTCGAGCCGCCGGTGGCTGCGGAATGA
- the guaA gene encoding glutamine-hydrolyzing GMP synthase, translating into MNQEPILIFDFGSQFAQLIARRVRELNVFCQLVRHDLPAARVRELNPKGLIFSGGPASVYEKSAPKCDPKIYDLGIPILGICYGMHLVSHDLGAKVDPAHSREFGRAILHVHSATGFLEGLPDKSTVWMSHGDQVNQSSNDFEMLASTDTCPWAAVRHKTRPIYGIQFHPEVNHTEQGRLILKNFLMNICGCHALWKMQTFIDRTISEIREKVGNNRVICGLSGGVDSSVVAALLLKAIGPQAACIFVDNGLLRMGEADAVRKMFSEWYKADLHMVDAEKRFLDALKDVSDPQLKRKTIGYHFIEVFKQEARSIPNAKFLAQGTLYPDVIESGGAVDGPAATIKTHHNVGGLPKELGFELIEPLRDLFKDEVRRLGVELGLPEELVWRHPFPGPGLAVRCLGNITKDRLEILRKADKIFLQELKESGWYKKTSQAFVVLLPVQSVGVMGDGRTYENAVALRAVQTDDFMTADWSHLPHDFLAKISTRIINEVRGVNRVVYDISSKPPATIEWE; encoded by the coding sequence ATGAACCAGGAACCGATCCTGATTTTCGATTTTGGCTCTCAGTTTGCACAATTGATCGCTCGGAGGGTACGCGAACTTAACGTTTTCTGCCAGCTGGTGCGACACGATTTGCCTGCGGCCCGAGTGCGAGAACTCAACCCCAAAGGCCTCATTTTCTCAGGCGGACCAGCCAGCGTTTATGAGAAGAGCGCCCCAAAATGCGATCCCAAAATTTACGATCTGGGAATTCCCATTCTGGGAATTTGTTATGGGATGCATCTGGTCTCACACGATCTGGGCGCGAAGGTTGATCCGGCGCATAGTCGCGAATTTGGCCGAGCCATTCTGCACGTTCATTCCGCGACCGGTTTTTTGGAGGGGCTACCTGATAAATCGACGGTATGGATGAGCCATGGCGATCAGGTGAATCAAAGTTCGAACGACTTCGAAATGCTGGCCTCAACGGATACTTGCCCTTGGGCGGCGGTTCGGCATAAAACCCGGCCGATCTATGGCATTCAATTCCATCCTGAAGTCAATCACACCGAGCAGGGGCGATTGATTCTCAAGAATTTTCTGATGAACATCTGCGGCTGTCATGCCCTTTGGAAAATGCAGACATTCATCGACCGGACAATTTCCGAAATTCGCGAAAAAGTTGGCAATAATCGGGTGATTTGCGGACTTTCCGGCGGGGTAGATTCCTCGGTGGTGGCCGCCCTACTCCTGAAGGCCATCGGGCCGCAGGCTGCCTGCATCTTCGTCGATAACGGGCTATTGCGGATGGGAGAAGCCGATGCAGTTCGAAAAATGTTCAGCGAATGGTATAAAGCCGATCTTCATATGGTCGATGCGGAGAAACGTTTCCTGGATGCTCTGAAAGATGTCTCAGATCCTCAATTGAAGAGAAAAACTATCGGATATCATTTCATCGAAGTCTTCAAGCAGGAAGCTCGTAGTATCCCAAACGCGAAATTCCTAGCTCAAGGGACTCTCTACCCGGATGTGATCGAAAGTGGCGGAGCTGTCGATGGACCCGCGGCCACCATCAAGACTCACCATAATGTCGGAGGATTACCCAAGGAACTCGGATTTGAACTGATTGAGCCGCTGAGGGACCTGTTTAAAGACGAGGTGCGACGATTGGGCGTTGAACTCGGTTTGCCCGAAGAATTGGTTTGGCGGCATCCTTTTCCCGGCCCAGGTCTGGCGGTACGATGTCTCGGAAACATTACCAAAGATCGGCTCGAAATCCTTCGCAAGGCGGACAAGATTTTCCTCCAGGAACTTAAAGAGTCGGGTTGGTACAAAAAAACCTCTCAAGCCTTTGTAGTGCTCCTCCCGGTCCAGTCGGTGGGTGTGATGGGAGATGGCCGGACGTATGAGAATGCCGTCGCCCTCCGAGCCGTTCAAACCGACGATTTCATGACGGCCGACTGGTCGCACTTGCCGCATGATTTCCTGGCGAAAATTTCTACCCGTATCATCAATGAGGTCCGGGGTGTTAATCGCGTGGTTTACGATATCAGCAGTAAACCACCAGCTACCATTGAGTGGGAATAA